The Schistocerca gregaria isolate iqSchGreg1 chromosome 2, iqSchGreg1.2, whole genome shotgun sequence genome contains the following window.
AGCAAAAAAGGGAAATATCAACATAACAAAGCTGCTGATCCAGAATAAGGCGGCGATTAACGCAAAGAATGGGGAAGGCTCCACTGCATTGCACTTGGCGATACAAAATAGACACACCGCAGTAAGTCAGTTTTTGATAAACAGTGGGGCAGATGTGAATGTCAGAGATAACGACGGATGGACACCATTGCTTATTGCAGCACAGAGCGAAAACTCAGCAGAAATCGCCACACTTTTGATTGCGAAAGGTGCTAGCGTGAATACGAGGGATAGGACTGCAACAACACCCTTACACCTTGCTGCACGTAACAATTTCACTGCTGTAGTAAACATCCTGATCGAAAGCAAAGCTGACGTTAATGTCACTAATAATCGAATGTGGACGCCACTGCACAGCGCCGCCTACGAGGGCCATCTGGATACCATAAAAATTCTTATCGCTAGGGGTGCAGAAGTTGATGTGAAGACCCACGAGCTAACTACACCATTGCATTTTGCAGCAGACTACTGTAACGTCGAAGTCGTCAAATACCTTTTGGTAAAAGGAGCCGAAGTCAATGCAGTTGATCACAGAAAATGGACGCCACTTCACTGTGCAGCACATCAGGGTCCCATCCATGTCCTTCTCAAAGAGTCGCGACTATCGAGTGCACATATGCAGGCCTCTAAACTGAATACCATGAGAGCTCTCATAGAAAACGGAGCAGATATAAATGCAAGGGGACTCCATAATGaaacagctctccatgttactgtacAGTGTGATGAGCCCGACGTTGCAAGATGGCTGTTAGAAAATGGTGCACATTATGATGTGAAGACTGCCCCCTACTTAGGTAACATGACCGTCTCAGAGACTGCTGCGATGAAAAGGAACGAGAATATAAATGCCTTATTGCGTGCTACTGAAGCGCTATTTCAAGCTCTGAAAAAATCTAAGTGTGCTgaaattgaaaaatgtattcaGGAAGGGGCACCAGTCAACAGCAGCAGTGTGAAGTATGGAACACCGCTTATCCATGCATCTTGGAAAGGACATTTGGCAGTTGTTAATGTTTTGCTTAAAAATGGGGCTGATATTAATTTGAGCAACAGTAGTGGCGTTACTCCATTACATTATGCAGCAAAATTTGGGCATCATGAAATACTGTGCGCCTTATTGCAAAATGGTGCAGTATACAATGCAAAAaccaaaataggtaaaaagacgccaCTACATTTCGCCGAAGAAGGAGGAAAAAAAGAAGTTGCAGAGACTCTAAAACTGATTGAATGTATGTTCATTAGAATAAGCGGGAACGATAACACAGTGATCAAAGAGTTAAACGAATTAAAAGTGATAAAATATGCAGAATTTTTTGCCATAAAAAACTGCAAGAATGAAAACAAAGAAACCGTGACAGAAATAGCTTCAAGAAATGGATATGAGGAACTTTGTGAATTGTTTTGTGATTTGTAATGGAGAAGAATACttgcttattattatttttatcagtgAGTATTCTAACAGAAGTAGTTCAAATTATGTGAATTGATATTCATTTTCTGTTATTTTGCACACTGTCAAAGTATATTGTAGTGTTTTTGTAATCACAATTTTGTCTGTTATTTCCATATGAATTTTATGTTCTTGCTCAGCTCACAGTGtattaaatatttgttttcaaACCACACAAGGCCAGAACAGCACACCAGCTATACAATTTGTTAACAGTGAGAAATGTGTTCAAGATGACATTTAATAATGAACGAAGTTTCGCTTTTAAGATGTATTTTAAAATGACAGAAAATTATTCCCTTTATTGAAATAACTATATGGGCTGCTGCTAAGATATATACTGCAGTtgatatttgtgaactatttgtaactTATGATTCTCATTTTATAATAGCTGAATGAAGACTGCGGGCATTTCTACAGCAAATAAAAAATcagacattttaaataaaaaataatggtcTTTATGTCAGAAAAAATTTGGACTAAAATGTATGGTAACTTGAGCTACAGgatagaaaaaaataatttgtatttaGTCTATGCATATTTGTAAACTGTATAGGTCTAAGCTTTACTTGTGTTTATGAAATCTACTCACAACGTTCTAGCAGGTTTTGTTGTATTTGTACCACCTAAAGTACTTTTATAATAAAATATGAAACCAACTGAGAACATCCAATTAATGTACGTACACATACAAAACTTGTACAGTTTATATAAACAGCTACTGGTAACATTAAAAATAGGTACAATGCCCATAACTGTCTGATTTGGAATCATTACTGAGGCACAAGTAACAGCAGTAATGATTAAAAGTGAAAATAGAAAAACTGACATAATGGGTAGAAATGGGAACATAATAAAAGCATACCTCaatatttctcatttttatttatgtatagctACAACATGTAGACTTCTGCATGCTTAGTGATGGATGTTTCATTGACAGGTCAGGCACATGGCATTACGCATAAGGCTCTACTGTGGCTGCGAAATTCACATGACATCAGACATACCATTCTGCTGTGACGGCTGTGGCCACACAGCAGTCAATGTGTCAAATAAGAGGTTTTTTGCCAGTAAATGcctataattttttattattactctTTCATGATTGTGATACCAGTTTCTAGAACCATCAGACGATGAGGACAAATAGTTAAAATTAATCTGTAGGTGAATATAGCGTGGGGTGGCACAGAGTATGGTGGGCTTAAAACCTTTTCAGTAGCCAACTATCTATGTTCATTATAACTTGGTTTTATTATCCATCTGTATATTAAAAAATAACGCAAATGTGGTTTGATGTAGTGTGTGAACATTGTCTACTTCTGGTAGCTCCCAGTATAGACTactaatatttctctctctctttctctttgcctctctccctctctctttctcttcttcttcttttacacaAACTAAATTTAACATAGTTAAATTAGGAGAAGGTACACTATTATGGAAAAAATGGAATAACTGTTTCCTCAAGTGTATTAACTCACTGGTGTTTAACTCCTATTGTTatttcacatttagaaaaaaagatTTATAGTTATCAATATATGTACCTATAAAAGCCTGTTCAAGTGATCACTGCTACTTGTTATGCAACCAATAATGTTGAATACCTGATCACAAGATTTGGAACTCACCCCAAGTTTTGACAAAGGCATACAGTTTACATGGAAATTAACAGTGTATCTTCCATTGTGATTCCGTAAATTGCAGCTCATCTGAATCATATCatcatacaggaaatgtattcgaaaGTGAGTGTAGGAAATGTAAGGTCTCTAAAGAGACATAGTTAACAAATTGAAACAATACTATCACTATTTGGTTTCGCTGAATACAAACATTATTTACATCACCTATATTGCCCCTGAATATAGTTCAATTATTTGTTTTGGTTCTATGACATCTCATACAGGTATAGGACACTTCAACAGAAAATTGAGGAggtttagttagtttcatgttccacagatcactTGCACAATAAATTGTAGCGAGTTGGAAGAAGTAATATCACATCCATAtcagaaattaatttgtaaatatggctccaAGCTGAACAttcatgtgttttttttaatatacaaatgTGAGttggtaattcctacccaccaccgtttacacataaaaataatagaaattcatctacagaatagaaggaattgtcaaggagaaacCTTTAGTGTGTTTCAGATATTTTGCATCactgggcaaatgatcaaacattTCAGTTGCAGTATTGAGCACccttttctgtgctaaagacaccctgaatgtggagtaatgtatttcacttATCTCTTCTCATATTGTAATTATATCcattattgttccttttgaactgcagtggattatctaCAACAGTTTCGTAAGGAAGAAGATATACTGTGAAGTGTTAGTGGAAATTACTAACTTCTTAcatagatgtctacaagatgaacttgggtgagcaccacatattactaTTACAACATGGTTTTTAGCAATGTATGTTCCCTTTCCTAAAGATGAGTTTCCCAAAACATTATTCTATTTGACactattaaatgaaaatatgtaaattacTGATTCTTTTCCCCTCAAGATTTCCAATGACACTAAGAGCTTATACGGCTGAACTAAGTTGCTTTAAGAGTTTCAAAATGCACTTTCTCCAATTTAAATTCTCGTTGATACAGACACCTAAAAATTGAGATTGAGACAATTCGCACAAAACCAGGCAGCGATACTTTAAAGAAAAtcatctgttgctgtatgtatgcttggtTTGATTGCTATATTAATATTATctgaaaaaagaactaattctgcttgtcgtACACTACGTGGAAGATTGATTACATGTTTGACGAACAATTGTGGACGTTTGTTTGTATCCTAAGGAACTCCATATGTGATTTCTCTTCAGTCAGAGGAAGAACCTTCCCTGATTGCTTTGGCTAAATTATTAAGTACAATTTCCTGCAGTTTTTGATTTGATATTGCATCATTCATTGATTGGCTATATCATCGACTCTGTAAGTCCTCAGTTTATCTAAGAGAATTCTGTGATTTATACAATCATATGCCTTGGATAGGTCGCAGAAAATATCAACTGCCAACTCCTCTTAGCTCCAAACTGCGATTTActcaggatattattgttgctcagttGGGATGCTATTCTAGAATACACCACCCTCTCAAAAATTTTGggaaatgatgtcagtagtgaaacaggttGATAGTTAATTACATCTTTCCTATCACCTTTCTTATAGAGGGGTTGAACAACATCATATTTCAGTCACTCTGGACAAAATGCCTTGAGTTAATGCTGTATTGCATATTTCAGTTAAGGTAGGGCTTATTATACAGGAACATGGTTTTGTTAATCTGTTGGAAACACCATTAAATCCagatgaactttttttctttttttgagagaatatatactttccttaatttcagaaggagaagctgGTCATACATTCTTATAATggaattttatgagagttgcttgttctacatactgctgtgatttttttcttgaACTGTTGTCCCTATTCTTTGTagtgtaaaatatttaagaaatgattactaAACGTATCTGCAACATGTGACACATTGTTTATAAGCCTTCCATTTAATTTAATAGAGTTGTTAGCttgtcctgtctctcatttcaccAGTTTCCATATTGTCTAAGTTTGCTGTCGGAATTTCTGATTTATGACATAAAGTGCATGTTCCTTGAGTTTTTAACAACTTTTCTAAGTAATTTTGAGTAGTGTGCAACTGCTGCAGGATCTTTCCTTGTTCTGGCCACCAGATACTTTCCCTTTTCCCTTTTACAAGATATTTTAGTCCCTCTAGTGAGCATGGTTTTTTACGTGGCAGTTTGCTGTCCTTTCTGATCAGGATATGtggaaaactattttcaaataatgatatggatATATGatggaataaaacaaattttatttcagcatttggttcattatagaTTTCGTCCTAGATCATCTCCTGCAAACCACTCCCAAAACATTTGTTCCTGGGTCATTAATTATTCTATCTGATTTCCAATGACGAAATTTCTTGCTGTAAGAGCAattgttactgggtaaacagttattttcttgctttgggcTTCATTACTAGAACGTTGTCTACACTGCTTCCATAAGTCACTCCGCATGGCAAGCTCCGCGTGTTTCACATTCCGGTACGCATAAGGTTGGCATCACATTCATGTCGCTGTATAAGATAGGGGCAGGAATTCACTGCTAGTGGCTGCAGTATTGTTGGGAGACGCCATTCTACATTATTAAAGGTAAAGCAATGAAATGAATTACTTATATTAAATACAATTAAATACACTGTACTCAGCAATATCACAGAAGCTGCTGCAAATGTTTACCTCTTTCTTGTCTCATCTGTTTTCTTTGGGTTATTTGATACACAAATGTTTTAACCACACCGCGAAGGAAATAATTGGGCGGAGACCGATCCAGTGAACGTGGGGGTCAAGTACCTTTCGTAATTATTCGGTCTCCAAAGATTTTATATAAAAGTCGTAGGGACTGGTGTACCATATGAGCAGTAGCGTTGTCTTGTTAGAAAATGAATGAGATTTCATTTTCATTCAGCAGGGCAATAAATAGCTAAATTATGTGTAGCAATAGACATCGGAAGTGATGGTAGTATCGAAAAAGATCGGTCCTGTAATTCCTGCTCGCGCTATGGCAACCCACACTCCGATTTTCTCTGCGTGCATCGGCGTTTCCCTTAAGGCATATGGATTTTCTGATGACCAAATTCGTGTATTTTGTGAGTTAATGAAACCAAACTTCATCAGTGAAAAAGGCTCGATCTATAATACCAATCGCACATAAAAATTTGTGAAAGCGCTTCATTCTCAGTGCAATTTGTTATGCTTGAACATCGAATAATGAC
Protein-coding sequences here:
- the LOC126335735 gene encoding ankyrin-1-like is translated as MFASDRTTEQLHAAVAFGDLQAVLRMLAEGADADAADCFKVRPLHIAAEQGHLEIIKALLEKGCDVNAEASAPYPVGLLERGLTPLHSAARNADPNIAQTLITAGANVNAKSSSRVYPLHLAAHHGHLPVVKALLSANADVNAGDNVRKDTPLIVAVAQNFEDVAEFLVQSGAVVNARNSERSTPLHFAAKKGNINITKLLIQNKAAINAKNGEGSTALHLAIQNRHTAVSQFLINSGADVNVRDNDGWTPLLIAAQSENSAEIATLLIAKGASVNTRDRTATTPLHLAARNNFTAVVNILIESKADVNVTNNRMWTPLHSAAYEGHLDTIKILIARGAEVDVKTHELTTPLHFAADYCNVEVVKYLLVKGAEVNAVDHRKWTPLHCAAHQGPIHVLLKESRLSSAHMQASKLNTMRALIENGADINARGLHNETALHVTVQCDEPDVARWLLENGAHYDVKTAPYLGNMTVSETAAMKRNENINALLRATEALFQALKKSKCAEIEKCIQEGAPVNSSSVKYGTPLIHASWKGHLAVVNVLLKNGADINLSNSSGVTPLHYAAKFGHHEILCALLQNGAVYNAKTKIGKKTPLHFAEEGGKKEVAETLKLIECMFIRISGNDNTVIKELNELKVIKYAEFFAIKNCKNENKETVTEIASRNGYEELCELFCDL